In Nomascus leucogenys isolate Asia chromosome 8, Asia_NLE_v1, whole genome shotgun sequence, a single genomic region encodes these proteins:
- the HUS1B gene encoding checkpoint protein HUS1B: MKFRAKITDKGCLELFIHVSGTVARLAKVCVLRVCPDSLCFGPGGSGGLREARLWCEVRQGAFQQFRMEGVAEDLNEIHLELTAEHLSRAARSAAGASSLKLQLTHKRRPCLTVAVELASSLGRARSVVHDLPVRVLPRRVWRDCLPPSLPASDASIYLPRWRTLRSIVERMANVGDHVLVEANLSGRMTLSMETEVVSIQSYFKNLGNPPKSAVGVPQNRDLESMVQVRVDNRRLLQFLEGQQIHPTTALCNIWDNTLLQLVLVQEDVSLQYFIPAL, translated from the coding sequence ATGAAGTTTCGCGCCAAGATCACTGACAAAGGCTGTCTAGAGCTGTTCATCCACGTCAGCGGCACCGTCGCGAGGCTAGCGAAGGTCTGCGTGCTCCGCGTGTGCCCTGACAGCCTATGCTTCGGCCCCGGGGGCTCCGGCGGCCTCCGCGAGGCCAGGTTGTGGTGCGAGGTGCGGCAGGGGGCCTTCCAGCAGTTTCGCATGGAAGGTGTCGCTGAAGATCTCAATGAGATCCACCTGGAGCTGACGGCGGAGCACCTGTCCCGGGCGGCGAGAAGCGCAGCGGGCGCGTCCTCGCTGAAGCTACAGCTGACCCACAAGCGCCGCCCTTGCCTCACGGTGGCGGTGGAGCTGGCCTCCTCCTTGGGCCGCGCTCGCAGCGTGGTGCACGATCTGCCCGTGCGGGTGCTTCCCAGAAGAGTGTGGCGAGACTGCCTGCCGCCCAGCCTGCCCGCCTCCGACGCGAGCATCTATCTGCCGCGCTGGAGGACGCTGAGGAGCATCGTGGAGAGGATGGCGAACGTGGGCGATCACGTGCTGGTGGAAGCAAACCTCAGTGGCAGGATGACCCTGAGTATGGAGACGGAGGTGGTGTCCattcaaagttattttaaaaatcttggaaACCCTCCCAAGTCGGCTGTGGGTGTGCCTCAAAACAGAGACCTGGAGAGCATGGTGCAAGTGCGGGTAGATAATCGGAGGCTTCTGCAGTTTTTGGAGGGACAGCAAATACATCCTACGACGGCcctatgcaatatttgggacaatACTCTTCTTCAGCTTGTTTTGGTTCAAGAAGATGTCTCTCTTCAGTATTTCATTCCTGCCTTGTAA